In Euphorbia lathyris chromosome 2, ddEupLath1.1, whole genome shotgun sequence, the sequence gagaagaggaaggagaacaaacaaaaagaaggggggagGAGAAAAGTTAGGAAAAGTCAAGATAAACGCAAGTGTAAAATatcacaaatgtcatcattATTGGAGGTGAGATAtggataaaaaacacgagataagttatcccgtgtttgtttgggagataggaGAGCGAAACAGATGAGGGATAAGCcttttatccctcaaatcctatacccaagagggggtggtataaggaggtgagataagcttctgcgattttaataggatggaaaagttcatcttatccctcaaattaatgttatgtagtttaaataaggttaaaatagtaaaatgtattattttatccatatcccTATCCCACGTACTAAACATTGAATAacaattctcgactatcatatttttatccttatcttaATCATTTATCTTTATCCATATCTCAATCTTTATACTTATCTCTTTctcaatagaataccaaacgtcccgtcagtttattataaaaattatttaaaaagtttaatgTGAGAACTGAATAATTATTAAACCAACCCGTCAAATAAAGGTAAAAATAATcttatatgaaaatattaaagataaaatttataatattttttattaaatttgtacttCCCAAAtcgataattaaaaaaaaaaaatgcatgtcAAGTAGTTTAtctttattaaaaagaaaaaaggttgTTGGTATTCTATTGGTAACAAAACGAATGTCACGTTTTAGTGTATGTTACGAGACATGTATTAGATTGGTTATTATTGCTCAGTTGACTTTATACTAAAGTTACCTTTATCAAAATGCTGatactaaaaaaatttaaaattaaaaaatggtatagcaaaacaagatttaaatagaattataataatttaatgGAGTTTCTTTAATCTTAGTACGTGGGGTTgactattattttatttttattccacagattcaaatttttatttttaatttactcATTACAATGAAATTTCATTAACAAATCCCAATTGTTGTTCAAAATTATGCATTACTTTGTAGTTAGGCTAGTTACAACTTATAATTCATGTATAGAAGTACAATTATCAAAACTCGTTATTATATTGATAATATtatttgtttatatattttatatggtTATTTATGATATAAATGAAAATGATAATAGTATCAAGTAAATTATCTTTATAAATTGTATTATTGTGTTAAAAATTGATAGTTTTAATTAGGGGTTGGGACTCATAGAAGGATTTTTATCTCACAAACCCGTTTAGTTTCTTTTCCAGTATTTGTATCACCGGGTTTAGAATAAAATAGAATTTCACATTCCTAGTTAAAAAAAGGAGTATTAATGTTGGAATTATTTTTCCAAAGAAATAAGGCTGAAGCCAAAGCCAAAATGACCATTATTGTTGTTGATCGACTACCCAAAATTCATCTAACTAAAGCTACTAGCTAAATCTATACAAATAAGTATATATTTATAAGGTAGGCAGTgcatttaatttattgattggCAGCCAGCAAATCACTTGAATGGGGCCTTTTAAAAAAATACCCATTTGGACATTGTATTGTATTGTGTAGGGTCAAAGAGCTATAGGTGGATAGATATAGTTATGTTTCAGTGATATTGACTTGACCAATTCCTGCCTTATTGGTCCATAagttttaatctttttttagaCACACAAAATGACTATTATGGAGTACTATTTTTACCAATTTTGTCAATCTCTAAATCTAAGAAGAAATCTTTTATTTGATTGGATAAATTACAATTTGGAGCAATTAAAATGTGAGGTGACTAGTATAAGAAAGACAAAAAGTAGAATATAACCAGGGCCAGGTCAATCATGAATATAaccaataatataattaatactgGTATGTTAAACATttctaattttaatataatGGCTATTAATTAACTGGGATATTATGGGGGATCAGGAGCATTATTTTAATTACACCCACCCTATAAACGAGAGTTAGTTGTACCTAAAATTTTAATCAAAGCCTGCTTCTCATACCTATATAGCTGGCTAGTTACTAGTTACAGTAGCCTAAAGATTAATCAAACCCTAACGATAACCTTGGAAATGGTTAACCAGATTAACTGATCTTATATTCCATACAGAAGGTAAATTTTTAAGCTTTTTTTATGAACCTTCTGCAATTGCCATAACCATACATTTTTCATCCTTGTGAACAAAATTCAGACATAAACCATACAATCTTCATCTAAAAAGGGCAAAAAGTTTTACAGAACAAAAATGCTTCAGTAATTGAATCCATATACTATATAGATCAAATTTGTTAACTAATAGACTTTTGCTTCACAAAACATAACTGTATAATTaaatggacaaaaaaaaaaaaaaagaatcctCAATTTATTTCACAATTCTGCTTGGAGGACCATGCTCAACCCCGGGGAAAAGAGGGCATAGAGCAAAAAGAATTATgctacaaatcaatcaaataaatgGACCTCTTGACAGGATACTATCAAAGTCAAGGTTCAATTTCCCCAAATTAGAATGGCTAAAAAATGGCCATTTAAATAAAATGTGGTAAGAAAGCTGACTACTATATTCCCTCATTCTCAACTCACTGGCATTTTGAGGTCAGCACTAGATGGCATTCAATCCAGCAATTTGCCGCATCTTCTCACATAGGATAAATGTAATCATAGTTTGCGGACCCAATCTAGCAAAAATTGCAAAGCCCCTGTCAAAAATATAAAAGTCAACACTTCAAAATCATGAACAAATTAAACTAGAATAACTTCCAAACATGAGTTCCTATTTTTCCTACAGCCTAATGAACAAAAGGGAGACCACTAAGGGTTAAATTTCAATTTGTGTTTATAATCTATTTGTTGTAAGCATAATCTTTTCCAAATAAGCATGCTTTAGAACTACAAATCTAAGTATAGGAATGATCATTGAGGTCTAGATAGAATCTCACCCCTTGTAAAGTGCAATGGGGCCCTCTGTAAGCATGACCTGCGACCACAAGTAAAGACAATATACAATAAGCTGTGAGGGGGAGAGAATAATAAAGAAATGCAAATGTCAGTGATCATAAATAAAAGCGAGATGGTTAGAAAGAGGAATATCAGGGAAAGAGGGAGAATTCTGTTAATGCCTGATATGCGCAATGAAATCCATTTTTATAGCCTCTAACTCTCTTAGATTCTCGTTGCAGCATGAGGCGAGTTTTAATCATATCCACAGGTGCAGTTACAAGGGTACTCACTGCGCCTGCGACTGTACTCGAGCTTCATAAGACAGAATATACATTCAGCATCCGGGAAAATAGATCAAAGTTGCAAATACATTTAGGCATTTATGTAATTTGAACATCGGAGTTACTTGTACATGGCCATATTTATTGATGCAAAATATATCAAGTCATACTTCATCTATATACTGTGTCCTTTCAGGTAATATAGCCTAGAATGAAATTGGTAGGATTATGTTCGATCTTGTTTGTCCTCCACCTTTTATTTTTGGATCAATTTAGTCCAACTCACAAGTTTACTTAGTATTTCGTAATTACTGAGTCAGGCGAGTTAAGTCATGATTTGGACTATATTGGCCTAAAAATGAAAAGATATTGGCATTATTGGCTAGAAAAGTCAATTTGGTCTAGTTTGTCCTGACCTGCCAAGTTGAAGGGCTTTTTGTACTAATGTCCAATAAACCCGCATGTTTCTCTTTATTACAATAGTTGACACATTTACGGAAAGAATAAGAATAGTACATGCAGAAAAACCATACAATAGATGCAGATAAAATCCTTCTTCCAGAGGTGTCCACCTAATCAAAACCTGCACTGATggaagtttattgaaaacttTAATACAGAGTACAAATGAATTGATGTGTACAGAGAAATGATAAATTCAAACCGCAATCAAATGTAAAACAACCTTTTAGTACACGTGGATAATTACTTAAGAGATGTTTGAAGTGAAAAGAGCATGGTTAGAAAATGACCTGCTTGGTTTCATCATATGTTGCCAGCTGTGATGCAGTCAAAGCAGAAGCTCTAGCAACAGCAGGGCCAACACCCTTCCAAAGAGCTCTTATTCCTTCTTCAGACACAATTTTTCGCATTTCTGCAATTGGTCCAACTTGTTTCTGGTTTGTATTCATCTGCAACCTAACCTAATAAAAGAAGAAGTTTATTATCAGAGAAGATTTATCAagaaaatttccagattatGTAATATGATAGGAATACCTTGATAACTTCAACCGGATTGGTCAGTGCAGTTGCAAATCCACCAGCAAATGCTCCGGACACAATTTTAACCAAGATATTGGTGGACCCAAAGGCCTTATTGCAGGCACACTTTGAGGGTTCATACAGCCCTAACCGGAGACCTCCATAAAGAACTGACCTTGTTAATGCAGGTGTCAATCCCAGATACAAAGCCTTTGGTCCTTCATTTTTCACCATGTGCACAAAGACACTGCCCTGTATATTATGCAACAAATTAAAGAAACTTCACTACAAGACAATCAAGTAAACCAAATTATCATCATGAAGTCATGCTAAAACCTTGTCCCACCATTCCAGTCAAAGGACCTCTCTGGCCGACAAGTTGCATTTGCAGGCGGACTTTGAGAACATCTGCTTTACAAGttgaaatattattatatacaaTTCACCATCCCACATAATTTATTACTTATTTCTTCTACATCATTCTCTTTATAATTTGGTTGAAGTAAGCAActcaaataaattattttaagagCAGTGCTATATCTTTCCTATGAATTCTTGCATTTTTCCGCCATATAAAGATGTGCTTCAGATACTTATTAACAAGAGAAATATGATGCTAAAAGACTGAACTTCGTCTGCCCTTTCGCATCTACCCAATGCCTGAGCATAGACTTGGAGCTTCCATGATCAAAAGTTTGCAGTTGGCCTCAAAATCTCAGTTTGTTTTGTGGCCAAAGGATAACATACAGGTATACACTGAAATTGAAGGATCAAAATTTGTTCAGTAGGCAAGTCCATGCATTGACATTTATGGTTCCTTGTTTCCCTACGTTCTATTCTCATCTTCAAACCTATGATAGCAAAAATTAAGGGAGAAGTTTCATGTATACCATCTACAGAGGGCATCTGACCTGACAAATATAATTTCAGAATTTCGTGAGGGTGCTCTCAGCAGTAAGGAAGTGAGTCTTGTGGCACCCAAATCCAGTTTTGATTTTCGCTGCCGCTGTTGGATTCCCCATAGATGGGATGATATTTAAGCCCCTCTGTAGCCTTGAGGCTTTATTTGGCTCTGGCTGTAGCTATGCCTCCTACCCCTAAATTTTTCCTCACCataaagagaagaaagaaatttttcctcgagtcttaggagcggcctcttgccaaataaattgacaggggaaggcttgcccccagtacacccttgtggtgggacccctccccggaccctcgctcagcggggacgcgtagtgcgaccgggctgCCCTTTataaagagaagaaagaaattcTGCTATCCCACTTCCAGCTACAATTTTGGTCCAAACTCAAACCTAGTCTCTAGGGGGGAACTTGGTGGAGAAATGAGGGAGCCACTGCCCCCACAGAGCTACAAAAAACAACAGAAACTGTTCATCAAAATTTCATCCCAGACCCCTTATGCCTCCAATGCAATTTGGAGGTGGAACAAGTTGGTAGGCGATATGATCCATGGGACACACTGAATTTGGATTGCCAGCGGATTTTACTATTACATTCATGTCTTGGACTATGATAGAGTATAAAACAAATGGCAGCTTGTGGTTAACAGAGCCATGTGATGGCTGTTGAAGACTATGCACAGACAGCTTAAAGATGGAAAATAGGAAGTTATAGTTGCAAGGAATTGAAAACAGGGCTGTAACAAACTCATCCAAGTTAATGAGGTGATGTGGCACTGTTAGCAGCTAGTAAAAATATGCTTGTAACAGAAAATGAAAGCACCGAATAACATATTCTAATTCTCTACTCACTTTATGAGTGTTCTTGATGGTATCAGGGCATCAAGTTTTGAGAGAGAACTTGAGAGGAATTTGTAGAATTCAGTAAGAAAATCATGCCTCCACAAAGAAGCTACGTACAGGCTCTTCAAACTCATGATGCTGAAGGAggttcttcttctcctcccgATCACAGTGAACGTTACAAATCTCCACCACCTAACAAGATCAATCAAGAGTTTGATTGAAAATCGCAATCACACGATTCTTGAAAATCAGAGTGAAATGTTGAAGATCCTTTCCCATCAAACACTCAAACTGATAACCCTGGTCTGATACTTGTAATTACTCCTCTGAATGGAATGCTTAGAGCGTTACATGCTAAACATAGAACAGATTCTGTAATACAAGATAATCTCGAACCAGATCCTGAATCATCTGattatgaaaaatgaaaatgcaTTGATGGTCTTGTTTTCTCATGGAATATTAAttcaatttcaaagaaaattgcAAACTGTTGCTAATGGTAACACTGCTACAAATAATTTGTATACGTGGCACATGAGTTTAGGCCACATGTCTGATGCAAAATTTTCATATATTCCTAGTTTGAATTGTAGAGCGCATATTCCTATATGTATGTCATTCGGCTAAGAAATGAAGAAAACCTTTTGAGTTCAAGAAGTATTCGAACTCTTTCTAAGTTTGAGTTATTGCATGTGGATGTGTGGGCTGAGGGCCCCGGCCTACAAACAAAAATCTTTGGCTGGTTCTAGATACATGGTAATTGTGGTAGATGATTTCACCGGAATTACTTggactttatttttttaaatccaaAACTCAGGTGCCTGAATTACATGACAATTTTTTCAAGATGGTCGTTATGCAGTTTGGTGTGAGTGTGAAAAAGGTGAGAACGGATAATGGAACTGAGTTTCTGGGATCATTGACTCGGGGAAATTTTCAGAAACATGGGATTATACAACAGAGGTCTTGTGTGTATCCACCACAACAAAATGGTGCCGTAGAACACAAACATAGACATTTAGCCAGCTGTGGCAAGATCATTACTTTTTGAGGCAGGTTTACCAACTATGTTTTGGGGGAAGCAGCATTACATGCTACTACATTGATTAATGTTCATCCATCTAGAGGTTGGGGGTGGAAGAGTCCTTATGGGGTACTGTATCAGAAGAAGCAACCAAATTACTCAATGTTGAGAAAGCTTGGGTGTTTGACTTATATGGCTAATACTATTCCACACAAGTCAAAATTTCACTGCAGACTTTTTGCTGCAATTCACTTAGAAGGTTCTTTGGGGAAAAGAAAAGGGATGCAAGTTATACAATTTACAAGATC encodes:
- the LOC136218364 gene encoding uncharacterized protein isoform X4 encodes the protein MEDRLSPKDPLPSDSVVKFNEKREWSASPSKVLNHFATSGISVAVATGVTHPLDVLKVRLQMQLVGQRGPLTGMGSVFVHMVKNEGPKALYLGLTPALTRSVLYGGLRLGLYEPSKCACNKAFGSTNILVKIVSGAFAGGFATALTNPVEVIKVRLQMNTNQKQVGPIAEMRKIVSEEGIRALWKGVGPAVARASALTASQLATYDETKQVLIRWTPLEEGFYLHLLYGFSACHAYRGPHCTLQGGLCNFC
- the LOC136218364 gene encoding uncharacterized protein isoform X3, whose product is MEDRLSPKDPLPSDSVVKFNEKREWSASPSKVLNHFATSGISVAVATGVTHPLDVLKVRLQMQLVGQRGPLTGMGSVFVHMVKNEGPKALYLGLTPALTRSVLYGGLRLGLYEPSKCACNKAFGSTNILVKIVSGAFAGGFATALTNPVEVIKVRLQMNTNQKQVGPIAEMRKIVSEEGIRALWKGVGPAVARASALTASQLATYDETKQVLIRWTPLEEGFYLHLLSCLQRAPLHFTRGALQFLLDWVRKL
- the LOC136218364 gene encoding uncharacterized protein isoform X1, whose product is MEDRLSPKDPLPSDSVVKFNEKREWSASPSKVLNHFATSGISVAVATGVTHPLDVLKVRLQMQLVGQRGPLTGMGSVFVHMVKNEGPKALYLGLTPALTRSVLYGGLRLGLYEPSKCACNKAFGSTNILVKIVSGAFAGGFATALTNPVEVIKVRLQMNTNQKQVGPIAEMRKIVSEEGIRALWKGVGPAVARASALTASQLATYDETKQVLIRWTPLEEGFYLHLFSSTVAGAVSTLVTAPVDMIKTRLMLQRESKRVRGYKNGFHCAYQVMLTEGPIALYKGGFAIFARLGPQTMITFILCEKMRQIAGLNAI
- the LOC136218364 gene encoding uncharacterized protein isoform X5, with product MEDRLSPKDPLPSDSVVKFNEKREWSASPSKVLNHFATSGISVAVATGVTHPLDVLKVRLQMQLVGQRGPLTGMGSVFVHMVKNEGPKALYLGLTPALTRSVLYGGLRLGLYEPSKCACNKAFGSTNILVKIVSGAFAGGFATALTNPVEVIKVRLQMNTNQKQVGPIAEMRKIVSEEGIRALWKGVGPAVARASALTASQLATYDETKQVLIRWTPLEEGFYLHLLYGFSASRVQSQAQ
- the LOC136218364 gene encoding uncharacterized protein isoform X2 gives rise to the protein MQLVGQRGPLTGMGSVFVHMVKNEGPKALYLGLTPALTRSVLYGGLRLGLYEPSKCACNKAFGSTNILVKIVSGAFAGGFATALTNPVEVIKVRLQMNTNQKQVGPIAEMRKIVSEEGIRALWKGVGPAVARASALTASQLATYDETKQVLIRWTPLEEGFYLHLFSSTVAGAVSTLVTAPVDMIKTRLMLQRESKRVRGYKNGFHCAYQVMLTEGPIALYKGGFAIFARLGPQTMITFILCEKMRQIAGLNAI